The following proteins are co-located in the Phaenicophaeus curvirostris isolate KB17595 chromosome 12, BPBGC_Pcur_1.0, whole genome shotgun sequence genome:
- the ANKRD34C gene encoding ankyrin repeat domain-containing protein 34C, with the protein MDEVMDLEVGGNSLLKAVWLGRLRLTRLLLEGGAYINESNEKGETALMVACITTHVDQQSINKAKMVKYLLDNRADPNIQDKSGKTALMHACIRGAGGDVVSLLLENGADPSLEDHSGASALVHAINANDKDVLQHLLNACKAKGKEVIIITMDKSASGTKTTKQYLNIPPSLEFKERSPPEVCPALSSAHLKTPSSAPSPAEKESGTFSSHPPHPGDPNPPSPGRRAGTARRARLRQLKRLRSEPWGLVAPSVLAASAHRDDMGVCADDEVVMGIGDLSLSKKAPLTRSGSSKSKDPSLFPPVDEQALRTPPAPMPLARKAGYEKNQATHQRLPRRSTLPEEPESISSTGSATALDALHWRRLGTEHHDCDPQLSGVPSPAEVGKAPSERRRFSGSHLALLDGSRESLDSVASSSPGTVRHRPPGLLERRGSGTLLLDHISHTRPGYLPPLNVNPNPPIPDIGSSSKTSSPLATGFKSLVPIAPSSPRWGDLRAKRKLLRRHSMQAEQMRQLSDFEEIAAQ; encoded by the coding sequence ATGGATGAGGTGATGGAcctggaggtgggggggaaCTCCCTCCTGAAGGCAGTGTGGCTCGGCCGGCTCCGCCTGACCCGGCTGCTGCTGGAAGGGGGGGCTTACATCAACGAGAGCAACGAGAAAGGGGAAACGGCCCTGATGGTGGCCTGTATCACCACACACGTCGACCAGCAGAGCATTAACAAGGCCAAGATGGTGAAGTACCTGCTGGACAACAGAGCCGACCCCAACATCCAGGACAAGTCCGGGAAAACGGCCCTCATGCACGCCTGCATCCGCGGCGCCGGGGGGGACGTggtgtccctgctgctggagAATGGGGCAGACCCCAGCCTGGAGGACCACTCGGGAGCATCAGCCCTGGTCCACGCCATCAACGCCAATGACAAGGAcgtgctgcagcacctcctcaACGCCTGCAAAGCCAAAGGCAAGGAGGTCATCATTATCACCATGGACAAATCAGCCTCTGGCACCAAGACCACCAAGCAGTACCTGAACATTCCGCCCTCGCTGGAGTTCAAGGAGAGGAGCCCCCCTGAGGTGTGCCCGGCACTTTCCAGTGCCCACCTGAAAACTCCCTCATCGGCACCTTCCCCTGCTGAGAAGGAGAGCGGCACCTTCAGCTCACACCCACCacaccccggggaccccaaTCCGCCCTCTCCGGGCCGGAGAGCGGGCACGGCCAGGAGAGCGCGCCTGCGCCAGCTGAAGCGCCTGCGCTCGGAGCCCTGGGGTCTGGTCGCTCCCTCGGTGCTGGCGGCCTCTGCACACCGCGACGACATGGGCGTCTGCGCGGACGATGAGGTGGTCATGGGCATCGGCGACCTCTCGCTCTCCAAGAAGGCTCCCCTCACCCGCAGCGGCAGCAGCAAGAGCAAGGacccctctctcttccccccagTAGATGAGCAGGCTCTGAGGACACCGCCAGCCCCCATGCCACTGGCAAGGAAAGCGGGCTATGAGAAGAACCAGGCCACCCACCAGCGCCTGCCACGAAGGAGCACGCTTCCCGAGGAGCCGGAGAGCATCAGCTCCACCGGCTCGGCCACAGCGCTGGATGCGCTGCACTGGCGGAGGCTGGGCACCGAGCACCACGACTGTGACCCCCAGCTCTCTGGTGTCCCCAGCCCGGCTGAGGTGGGGAAGGCACCGTCAGAGAGGAGGAGGTTCAGCGGGTCCCACCTGGCCTTGCTGGACGGCTCACGGGAGTCCCTGGACAGCGTTGCCAGCTCATCGCCCGGGACTGTCCGGCACCGACCCCCGGGGCTGCTGGAGAGGCGAGGGTCCGGGACGCTGCTGCTGGACCACATCTCCCACACGAGGCCAGGATATCTGCCCCCCTTGAATGTGAACCCCAATCCCCCGATCCCTGACATCGGCTCCAGCAGCAAAACCTCCTCCCCACTCGCTACTGGCTTCAAGTCCCTGGTCCCCATTGCTCCAAGCTCTCCCAGGTGGGGTGACTTGAGAGCAAAAAGGAAGCTTCTCCGGAGACACTCCATGCAGGCAGAGCAGATGCGGCAGCTCTCTGATTTTGAGGAGATAGCAGCCCAGTAG